The Hordeum vulgare subsp. vulgare chromosome 4H, MorexV3_pseudomolecules_assembly, whole genome shotgun sequence genomic interval ACCTCGTCCCCAACCACGCCATCCGCCGCGTCATCCAGGACTGGTGCGTCGCCAACCGCTCCCGCGGCGTCGAGCGGATACCCACGCCCAAGATCCCCGTCACCCCCGTCCAGGCCTCCGAGCTCCTCTTCGAGGTCGCCGAGTCCGCGCGCGCCGCCGACCGCGGCGCGCCCGCCCGGTGCGCCGCCGCGGTCGCCAGTGTCAGGGCCCTCGCCCGCGAAAGCGAGAGGAACCGGCGCTGCTTCGCGTCCATCGGCACGGGCCGCGTCCTGGCCGCGGCGCTCGAGTCGCTCGCGGCGGGCGGCGGGGACCCGGCCGGTGGTGTTCTGGAGGACGTTCTCGCGGCATTGGTCCGCATGGCGCCGTTGGACCAGGAGGCCGCCAGGATCTTGGGATCGCCTCGCTCGCTGGACTCGTTGGTCGCCATCGCCGAGAACGGCAGCTTGGCGGGAAGGCTCAACGCCGTGCTGGCGATCAAGGAGGTCGTGTCCTCGTGCCACGGAGCCTGCACGGATTTGGGCGGGAAAGCCGACGACATCGCGGACGCGCTGGTGAAAGTCATCAAGGCTCCCATCTGCCCGCAGGCCACCAAGGCCGCCATGGTTGCCGCCTACCATCTGGCGCGCTCCGACGAGCGCGTGGCATCGCGCGTAGCAAGGACCGGCCTCGTTCCAGTGCTCGTGGAGTCCCTCGTCGACGCCGACAAGAGCGTGGCCGAGAAGGCGCTGGCGTTGCTCGACGCCGTGCTCACGTCGGAGGAAGGTCGCGAGAGAGCGCGCATGCACGCGCTCACCGTGGCCGTCCTCGTCAAGAAGATGTTCCGCGTGTCCGACCTGGCCACTGAGCTCGCCGTCTCGGCCATGTGGAGGCTCGGCAAGAACGCCAGCGACGACGAGGGCGCCGCGACGAAATGCCTGGTCGAGGCGCTGCGGGTCGGAGCCTTCCAGAAGCTGCTGCTGCTCTTGCAGGTTGGCTGCAGGGACGCAACCAAGGAGAAGACCACTGAGCTGCTCAGGATGCTCAACAAGCACAAAGGCGCAGGGGAATGCGTCGACGCCATGGACTTCAGAGGGCTCAATAAGCTGTCCTGAATCACAACTTGTGTAAAGAAACATTGTAGGATAGATGGATGTGTAAGATAGGAGATTGAAACGATAGTTAGATGTAAATTCTTCTGCCTTTTGCCTTTGCCAGGTGTTAGCTCGATGCAAACTTTTTTTGTTTACAAACGGTTGAACGCTACTTGAGAAACAAATAAAGGCTTATGTACAATGCGGATGAAAAACCTACGGTGAGTGAATAAATTGCGGGCTTTCATGATAACCAGAAGGACTGGGTGCGCTTTGTTACGTTGTT includes:
- the LOC123446722 gene encoding U-box domain-containing protein 21-like; this translates as MALLARRARRAATKTAAPVAVELSIPGHFRCPISLDLMRDPVTAPTGITYDRESIEAWLDTGRAAVCPVTHAPLRRDDLVPNHAIRRVIQDWCVANRSRGVERIPTPKIPVTPVQASELLFEVAESARAADRGAPARCAAAVASVRALARESERNRRCFASIGTGRVLAAALESLAAGGGDPAGGVLEDVLAALVRMAPLDQEAARILGSPRSLDSLVAIAENGSLAGRLNAVLAIKEVVSSCHGACTDLGGKADDIADALVKVIKAPICPQATKAAMVAAYHLARSDERVASRVARTGLVPVLVESLVDADKSVAEKALALLDAVLTSEEGRERARMHALTVAVLVKKMFRVSDLATELAVSAMWRLGKNASDDEGAATKCLVEALRVGAFQKLLLLLQVGCRDATKEKTTELLRMLNKHKGAGECVDAMDFRGLNKLS